In Buchananella sp. 14KM1171, the genomic stretch GGTTTTGCCCGGCTGGCCCAGCCGGTGGACTTTGGTTCCAAGGACGGCCCCGCAGACCTGGTGTTCCTCATCGCCGCCCCGGACGGCGCAGACGACGCCCACCTCAAGCTGCTGGCCAAGCTGGCGCGCGGCCTGATGAAGAAGGAGTTCACCGGCGCGCTGCGCTCGGCCACCTCCGCCGAGGAGGTGGCGGCCATCGTCACCGCCCAGGTGGAGCCCGAGCGCGTGGCCCAGCCGGCGGGCGTCGAGGCCGGTGCTGCCGCGATGGCGGCGGGAAGCGGCGCGGCAGCGTCGTCCACCCCGCAGGCGGGAGGCGGCGACGGCAGGCTGCGCCGCATCGTGGCCGTCACCGCCTGTCCCACCGGCATCGCCCACACCTACATGGCCGCCGAGTCCCTGGAGCGAGCCGGCAAGGAGCTGGGCGTCGAAGTGGTGGTGGAGACGCAAGGCAGCGCCAAGGGAGATCGCATCCCGGCGGAGGTGATCGCCGGGGCGGACGCCGTCATCCTGGCCACCGACGTGGGCGTGAAGGGCAAGGAGAGGTTCGTCGGCAAGGCGGCCGTGGTCAGCGGCGTCAAGCGCGCGATCAACGAGCCCGAGGTGATGGTCAAGGAGGCCCTGGCCATGGCCGACGACCCGAACGGCTACCGCCTGCCCGCCGAGGGCGCGGCCGGGGCGGGTGCTGCCGAGGTCAAGCCGGAGACCAACGCCGGTTGGGGCACGCGCCTGCGCCAGATCCTGATGACCGGCGTGAGCTACATGATCCCGTTCGTGGCCGCCGGCGGTCTGCTGATCGCGCTCGGCTTCCTGCTGGGAGGCTACGACATCACCGACGTCGCCGACCAGGTGGTGGCCGAAAACAGCTTCGCCAACCTGCCCGAGGGCGGGCTGATGATCTACTTGGGCGCGGTCTTCTTCAAGATCGGTGCCATAGCGATGGGCTTCCTGGTCCCTGCGCTGGCGGGTTACATCGCCTTCGCCATGGCGGACCGGCCCGGCATCGCCCCCGGCTTCGTGGCCGGATCAGTGGCCGTCGCCGTGGGCGCCGGCTTCCTGGGAGGTATCGTCGGCGGTCTGCTGGCCGGTGGAATCGGCCTGTGGCTCTCCAGCTTTAAGCCCCCGCGCTGGCTGGCCGGCCTCATTCCGGTGGTGATCATCCCGCTGCTGGGATCCCTGGTGGCCGGTGGGTTGATGTACATGGTGCTGGGGCGCCCGCTGGCAGCCCTCATGACGGCGCTGACGAACTGGCTGAACTCTCTGGACGGCGCCTCAGTAGTAGTCCTGGGCGTGATCCTGGGCCTGATGATGTGCTTCGACCTGGGCGGTCCGGTCAACAAGACCGCCTACACCTTCGCCACCGCGGGCCTAGCCGCAGGCGACGCCGCCTCCTTCCGCGTCATGGCTGCGGTCATGGCCGCAGGAATGGTGCCGCCGCTGGCCATGGCGCTCGCCACCGCCGTGCGAGGCAAGCTCTTCAGCGCGGTCGAACGAGAGAACGGCGCAGCCGCCTGGCTGCTGGGTGCCTCCTTCATCTCCGAGGGCGCCATCCCCTTTGCCGCAGCAGACCCGCTGCGCGTCATCCCCTCGATGATGCTGGGCGGTGCCGTCACCGGTGGACTGTCCATGGCCCTGGACGTGCAGTCGCGCGCCCCGCACGGAGGCATCTTCGTGTTCTTCGCCATCGATAGTGCCGTGTTCTTTGTGCTCGCCATCGCGGTGGGCGTGGTGGTTAGCGCGGCGTCCGTGCTGCTCCTCAAGGGCATGAAGAAGAAGGCCTGACCGCCGATCGGAGGCGGGCTTCCCGGGCTCCGGATAAGTAAGCGGGAGCGCCCCGTGACGACGCGCGGCAAGACCGCGTGGACGCCCCGGGGCGCTCCCGGCTGACCATTCTCAGGTGTCAAGGGCGAGATTAGGCAGATTGCACGTTCAGTTTTCCCTAGGCACCGAGGACGGCTAGCTGCCCTGCGCTTGCGCCTGCGAGTTGGTGAGGAAGGAATCCAGGTCCGTAATGCTCTGCACGATGCGTCGGTAGGCGCCCGGGAAGTAGGTGGAGTGCGTCTTCTTCACTGTCTCGAGAGAGTCTGAGCCAATCAGGACGATGTCCATCCATGGCTGCTCCCTGTAGTACTGCTCCGCTGCGCGATAGGCGGTGACAGCTTCGTCAGTGTCAGAGTCAAACTCCTCTTGTTTCAAGAGTTGATCTGCCTTGCGGTCATAGATCAGTAGGAACTGCTTCAGCGTTGAGGACACCTTGATCACCCCTCCCAAGTTCGTCAACTATAGATGAAATCAGCGCTTCAGTCTCTGTGACGTATCTTCTGATTGTGTGTATGTGGGGCTGGGAGCTCTCAAGTTCAGACACGAGGCGTGCAACCTGCGCGAGAGAGCGATGTACGGGGGAGTCGCCATCCTGCTTGTAGTTGGTACCGAACTGTTGGCTGAGTGCTTCCACCATCTGAGCGAAGCTGTGCGCAAGCGGTGAGCGCAACTGGATTTCGATGGGTCTACCTTGCTCTTGGACCACGATATGGATCGAGCGATAGCCCGACGGGCGGGGCTCCTTGTAGTAGTCGTTTGTGCGTAGCACCCGGCTAGCCCAATGGGATAGGACAGCTTGTTCCAGGGTCCGTACCTGCGGCAAGCTGTCCAGAACTACCCTGCAGCCGCCGATGTCCTGCATTCGGGAAAGGTCTAGGCCGCGCTCCCTATTGGAGATCTTGTCGATGATCGTTTCAGCTCGCTTGAGGCGTGAGGATACCTGCCCGGCCAACCCGTGCTCGCTGAGTAGGGTGACCAGGCCATCTGTCACCCGTCTCATTGGTTCGGTGAAGCAGTTTCTGTAGTTCGTGATCACTTGCATCTGAGAGCTTTCCTTGACCTGCTCAAGTGAGACGCCGCTTTGAATGGCGGTGCGGACCCACGACCCGGCCTTGCGAACTGCACTCTTGGACGGTTGCTCCATGCCGACGAGGTTAGCGAAGAGCACCAACATCTAAGTGAGGGCGGGAGGACCGATTGTCCGGCCCTTCGAGCACTCGGCCGCCGGGCCGTTCTCGCGCCCGCCCGGTGGGGTCTTTCGCCTCGATCGGTGTCTCTCCGGCCGGGTGGGCGTGAGAGCGCGGCCCAACGCGGATATCCTCAGCCCATGCCGCCTCGTCGTCGCATTGACCCCGCTGCGGGGGAGCGCGCCTATCGACTGGCCTTGCAGGCGCTGCGCCCCCAGGCCGGCGCCCGCGCCACTGCGGCGCCCGCCCCCGCCGCCACCCAGGCCGAATCCACCACCGCCCCCCAGGCCGAGGCCACCTGCGTCCCCCAGGCCGAATCTGCCGCCGCCCATGTGCCTGCCCCCGCCGCCCAAGCGCTCATCCCCCCGCCGGGCCTCAGCGTCCCCGGCCTGTCCCGCCCGGACCTGGCCACGGCCGTGCGATTCGCCCTGGAGGAACTGGCCAGCCGCGCCCCGGGCGGCAGCGTCGAGCTGCGCGTCCCGCCCTTCGGGGTCACCCAGCTGATCGAGGGCCCGCGCCACACGCGCGGTACGCCCCCCAACGTGGTGGAGACGGACCCAGTGACCTTCCTCTGCCTGACCTCGGGTCACCTGGCCTGGGCCGACGCCACCGCCACCGCCCGCCTGCACGCCTCCGGCTCTCGGGCGGACATGGCCCCGTTCTTCCCACTTTCTGGATTGGAGGCGCGATGAGCCTGCACCGCCTTGCCCCCGGCGCGGCCGCCTCCCGCCGCGTCCGCCGCGCCCTGGATGCGCTGCGCCAGGAGAACGACGTCCCGCCCGCCTTCCCGCCCGACGTACTCGCTGAAGCGGAGGCCGTGGCCCGGGCCTGGGAGAAATTGGACTGGGGCGAGCCGAACGAGCCCGCCACGCCCGAGCCCGCCACGCCCGAGCCCGTCACCCCCGGGCCCGCCACGCCCGGGGAGGGTGGCCCCGCAGGCCGTCCCCCGCAAGACTGCGCCGGATTCGCTCCGCTCCCGCTTCCCCCGCAAGCTGTTGCCAGGGCCCGGGCCAGCCTGCCCGGCCGCGTCCCGACCCTGGATCTGCGCCAGCTCCCGCTTGTGACGATAGACCCGCCGGGCTCGCGCGACCTCGACCAGGCGGTGCACATAGAAAGGGCGTCGGAGGGACGTCGGCCAGAACGTGGCGCCGCTAACCGCGCAACTGAACCGGGCGGCCAGGCTGCGTTCGTGGTGCACTACGCCATCGCCTCGCTGGCCACGTTCGTTGCGCCTGGTGGGCCGCTGGATAGGGAGGTGCGCGCCAGGGCGTTGACGGTCTACGCGCCGGACTTCGCTACCGCGCTGCACCCGCCGGT encodes the following:
- a CDS encoding RelA/SpoT domain-containing protein, whose protein sequence is MEQPSKSAVRKAGSWVRTAIQSGVSLEQVKESSQMQVITNYRNCFTEPMRRVTDGLVTLLSEHGLAGQVSSRLKRAETIIDKISNRERGLDLSRMQDIGGCRVVLDSLPQVRTLEQAVLSHWASRVLRTNDYYKEPRPSGYRSIHIVVQEQGRPIEIQLRSPLAHSFAQMVEALSQQFGTNYKQDGDSPVHRSLAQVARLVSELESSQPHIHTIRRYVTETEALISSIVDELGRGDQGVLNAEAVPTDL
- a CDS encoding sterol carrier family protein; translated protein: MPPRRRIDPAAGERAYRLALQALRPQAGARATAAPAPAATQAESTTAPQAEATCVPQAESAAAHVPAPAAQALIPPPGLSVPGLSRPDLATAVRFALEELASRAPGGSVELRVPPFGVTQLIEGPRHTRGTPPNVVETDPVTFLCLTSGHLAWADATATARLHASGSRADMAPFFPLSGLEAR
- a CDS encoding PTS fructose transporter subunit IIABC, which gives rise to MSQPLISPELVVLDAPFGPTKLEVIDELAKVVAATGRAEAAGLARDARAREGITPTGIPGGIGIPHCRSAAVNTASLGFARLAQPVDFGSKDGPADLVFLIAAPDGADDAHLKLLAKLARGLMKKEFTGALRSATSAEEVAAIVTAQVEPERVAQPAGVEAGAAAMAAGSGAAASSTPQAGGGDGRLRRIVAVTACPTGIAHTYMAAESLERAGKELGVEVVVETQGSAKGDRIPAEVIAGADAVILATDVGVKGKERFVGKAAVVSGVKRAINEPEVMVKEALAMADDPNGYRLPAEGAAGAGAAEVKPETNAGWGTRLRQILMTGVSYMIPFVAAGGLLIALGFLLGGYDITDVADQVVAENSFANLPEGGLMIYLGAVFFKIGAIAMGFLVPALAGYIAFAMADRPGIAPGFVAGSVAVAVGAGFLGGIVGGLLAGGIGLWLSSFKPPRWLAGLIPVVIIPLLGSLVAGGLMYMVLGRPLAALMTALTNWLNSLDGASVVVLGVILGLMMCFDLGGPVNKTAYTFATAGLAAGDAASFRVMAAVMAAGMVPPLAMALATAVRGKLFSAVERENGAAAWLLGASFISEGAIPFAAADPLRVIPSMMLGGAVTGGLSMALDVQSRAPHGGIFVFFAIDSAVFFVLAIAVGVVVSAASVLLLKGMKKKA